The following are encoded in a window of Cyprinus carpio isolate SPL01 chromosome A13, ASM1834038v1, whole genome shotgun sequence genomic DNA:
- the LOC109089322 gene encoding homeobox protein SIX6-like, which translates to MFQLPILNSSACEVLGKNESVLRARDVERLGRFLWSLPVAPSACEVLGKNESVLRARAVVAFHGGNFRELYHILENHKFTKDSHAKLQALWLEAHYQEAEKLRGRPLGPVDKYRVRKKFPLPRTIWDGEQKTHCFKERTRHLLREWYLQDPYPNPSKKRELAQATGLTPTQVGNWFKNRRQRDRAAAAKNRLQQQVLSGGSDRSLGDDDTTVDRLGPASSPEVSLTSKTATSAISITSSDSECDI; encoded by the exons ATGTTCCAGTTGCCCATCTTGAATTCGTCTGCCTGCGAAGTCCTCGGGAAGAACGAGTCTGTCCTGCGCGCGCGCGACGTGGAGAGGCTCGGCCGCTTCCTCTGGTCACTCCCGGTGGCGCCGTCTGCCTGCGAAGTCCTCGGGAAGAACGAGTCTGTCCTGCGCGCGCGCGCTGTCGTGGCCTTTCACGGGGGTAACTTCCGCGAGCTCTACCACATACTAGAGAACCACAAATTCACCAAGGACTCACACGCGAAGCTGCAGGCGCTCTGGCTCGAGGCGCACTACCAGGAGGCTGAGAAACTCCGTGGGCGTCCGTTAGGACCCGTGGACAAGTATCGCGTCCGAAAGAAGTTTCCACTGCCTCGTACGATATGGGACGGCGAACAGAAAACGCACTGCTTCAAGGAGAGGACGCGGCATCTGTTGAGAGAGTGGTACCTGCAGGACCCTTACCCGAACCCGAGCAAAAAAAGAGAGCTGGCACAGGCGACTGGACTCACGCCCACACAAGTGGGCAACTGGTTTAAAAACCGAAGGCAGAGAGACCGGGCTGCAGCAGCCAAGAACAG GCTACAGCAGCAGGTTCTGTCCGGTGGCTCGGACCGATCACTGGGGGACGATGACACCACAGTAGACCGTCTGGGTCCCGCCTCAAGCCCAGAAGTCAGTCTCACGAGTAAGACCGCCACCTCCGCCATCTCCATCACCTCCAGCGACAGTGAATGTGACATCTAA
- the LOC109089334 gene encoding homeobox protein six1a-like, whose amino-acid sequence MSILPSFGFTQEQVACVCEVLQQGGNLERLGRFLWSLPACDHLHKNESVLKAKAVVAFHRGNFRELYKILESHQFAAHNHPKLQQLWLKAHYVEAEKLRGRPLGAVGKYRVRRKFPLPRTIWDGEETSYCFKEKSRGVLREWYTHNPYPSPREKRELAEATGLTTTQVSNWFKNRRQRDRASEAKERENSENSGVGGKQSQRSPFDGVKSLMSSSEDEFTPPQSPEHNPVLLLQGNMNNPGAPAYPMPGLGAQRSVHNMQGHPHQIQDSLLGSLTSSLVDLGS is encoded by the exons ATGTCAATCTTGCCCTCTTTCGGCTTTACGCAGGAGCAGGTCGCGTGCGTCTGCGAGGTGCTGCAGCAGGGTGGGAATCTGGAGAGGCTCGGACGTTTCCTTTGGTCCCTACCAGCCTGTGACCATCTTCACAAGAACGAATCCGTGCTGAAAGCGAAGGCCGTGGTGGCATTCCACCGGGGAAACTTCCGTGAGCTCTACAAGATCCTGGAGAGCCACCAGTTCGCCGCGCACAACCACCCCAAGCTGCAGCAGCTGTGGCTGAAGGCGCATTACGTGGAGGCTGAAAAGTTGCGGGGCCGCCCGCTAGGCGCTGTGGGCAAATACCGTGTGCGTAGAAAATTTCCTCTGCCCCGTACGATCTGGGACGGTGAGGAGACCAGTTACTGCTTTAAGGAGAAGTCGCGGGGCGTGCTGCGTGAATGGTACACGCACAATCCTTATCCATCTCCACGGGAGAAGAGGGAGCTGGCGGAGGCAACGGGACTGACCACCACACAGGTCAGCAACTGGTTTAAAAACAGGAGGCAGAGAGACCGGGCATCTGAGGCAAAAGAGAG AGAAAACAGCGAGAACAGCGGCGTTGGCGGTAAGCAGAGCCAGCGGTCTCCGTTCGACGGAGTGAAGTCGCTCATGTCCAGCTCGGAAGATGAGTTCACTCCGCCGCAGAGTCCCGAGCACAACCCCGTGCTGCTACTACAGGGGAACATGAACAATCCCGGGGCTCCAGCATACCCAATGCCCGGCCTCGGTGCGCAACGTTCGGTGCATAACATGCAAGGACATCCGCATCAGATCCAGGATTCACTGTTGGGATCTCTAACATCCAGCCTTGTGGATTTAGGATCTTAG